Proteins from one Desulfovibrio sp. Fe33 genomic window:
- the pdxA gene encoding 4-hydroxythreonine-4-phosphate dehydrogenase PdxA, with protein sequence MRTLCITLGDPCGLGPELVTRHFLDGGRTADRFLLLGPVSTLDRELARLGAPRFFSLLDSPEQIADKGPGVYLYQPPELDGVEFPPACPCREGGLAAGVSLDTAVHVLKSGLAQGLLTCPLNKAMLNAAGFDFPGHTEFLAEKLGVGRDNVCMHLCGHDPDDPSPKLRVSLVTTHPRLRDVPGLVTRERILHCLRLTSDFLRTLGLEGPIGVCGLNPHAGESGRIGDEEITTIIPALEQAAAEGILAAGPVPGDTIFHFAAQGRYPAVLAMYHDQGLAPLKLLHFSRAVNVTLGLPYPRTSPDHGTGYDLVGTGEASIDSFRAALDMLRKLVGKTR encoded by the coding sequence CGGCCCCGAGCTGGTGACTCGTCATTTTCTGGACGGCGGGCGGACCGCCGACCGATTCCTGCTTCTTGGGCCGGTTTCAACCCTGGACCGCGAACTGGCCAGGCTGGGAGCGCCCCGTTTCTTTTCCCTCCTCGATTCTCCCGAGCAGATCGCCGACAAGGGGCCCGGCGTCTACCTGTATCAGCCGCCTGAACTCGACGGCGTCGAATTCCCCCCGGCCTGCCCTTGCCGCGAGGGTGGACTGGCCGCAGGCGTCAGCCTGGATACGGCCGTTCATGTTCTCAAGTCCGGGCTGGCGCAGGGCCTTTTGACCTGCCCCCTGAACAAGGCCATGCTCAATGCTGCCGGATTCGACTTCCCCGGGCACACGGAGTTTCTCGCGGAGAAGCTCGGCGTGGGGCGGGACAACGTGTGTATGCATTTGTGCGGCCACGATCCGGACGACCCTTCGCCCAAGCTGCGGGTCAGCCTGGTGACCACCCACCCGCGTCTTCGGGATGTGCCCGGCCTTGTCACCCGGGAGCGTATTCTGCATTGCCTGCGGCTGACCTCCGATTTTCTGCGTACCCTCGGCCTTGAAGGCCCCATAGGCGTCTGCGGCCTCAATCCCCATGCGGGTGAGTCCGGCCGTATCGGAGACGAGGAGATCACCACCATCATCCCCGCTCTTGAGCAGGCCGCCGCCGAAGGCATTCTGGCCGCCGGGCCCGTGCCGGGCGACACCATCTTCCATTTCGCCGCCCAGGGACGTTATCCGGCCGTGTTGGCCATGTACCACGACCAGGGCCTCGCTCCGCTCAAGCTGCTTCATTTCAGCCGCGCCGTGAATGTCACGCTGGGGCTGCCGTATCCGCGCACTTCTCCCGATCACGGCACCGGATATGATCTGGTGGGAACGGGCGAGGCGTCCATCGACAGCTTCAGGGCCGC